One stretch of Flavobacterium sp. 9 DNA includes these proteins:
- a CDS encoding prolyl oligopeptidase family serine peptidase: protein MAKNFFILFISTILLIGCSTNKEQFGESTIENATGTALSKDEFSKIRSLNNETFDTVNFVSREKVGLKYRLYRPKQQKTCKSFPLVIVYHGSGRPIGSDNSSQLGVLPKLFASAEIQDKYPAYVLAPQFSERSSDYETDNKRNLLYSKPRASLNSVMQLIDSLKSNLNIDSKRIYVVGYSMGGSTAINSLASRPDLFAAGISISGIPQFDKTEKLKTIPIWLIHGLDDTENPISSDEQFYKEMSTNIRFWKLKGTTHDNIFTTTILGETLPEWLFKQHKK, encoded by the coding sequence ATGGCAAAGAACTTTTTTATTTTATTTATTTCTACAATTTTATTAATAGGCTGTTCGACAAATAAAGAACAATTCGGAGAAAGTACTATTGAAAATGCTACCGGCACAGCTTTATCGAAAGATGAGTTTTCTAAAATCAGGAGTTTAAACAATGAGACTTTCGATACGGTAAATTTTGTAAGTAGAGAGAAAGTAGGACTCAAGTATCGCTTATATAGGCCCAAACAGCAAAAAACATGTAAATCATTCCCATTAGTAATCGTGTATCATGGTTCCGGAAGGCCCATTGGAAGTGATAATAGTTCTCAATTGGGGGTTTTACCAAAACTATTTGCAAGTGCAGAAATACAAGATAAATATCCAGCATATGTTTTAGCGCCGCAATTCTCTGAGCGGTCTTCAGACTATGAAACCGACAATAAAAGAAATCTGCTGTATTCAAAACCTAGAGCTTCCCTAAATTCAGTAATGCAGCTTATAGACTCGCTAAAATCAAATTTAAATATTGACAGTAAAAGAATTTACGTAGTTGGATATTCTATGGGCGGTTCAACTGCAATTAATTCATTGGCATCAAGACCGGATCTTTTTGCAGCAGGAATTAGTATTTCTGGCATACCGCAGTTTGATAAAACAGAAAAGCTGAAAACAATTCCCATTTGGCTTATTCATGGTCTTGATGACACAGAAAACCCGATTAGCAGTGATGAGCAATTTTATAAAGAAATGAGCACTAATATCCGTTTTTGGAAACTAAAGGGAACAACCCACGATAATATATTTACCACTACGATTTTAGGAGAAACATTACCGGAATGGTTGTTCAAACAGCATAAGAAATAA
- the bla gene encoding subclass B1 metallo-beta-lactamase, which yields MNQIFRLPFLGISLLFLSCNSTSVVRKQNGKLSADTYLPKVVYKSGDFVITQLTENAFEHKSFLQTKSSGKVPCNGMIVRNSGEAVIFDTTSDSLSSAKLISWVKEKLNCKINAVVPTHFHIDNLGGLKAFEQAGIQSYANFKTIEFAKERNENLPQNGFTDSLVIKVGNKKVIAKFFGEGHTRDNTVGYFPDEEILFGGCLIKDIDATKGNLADANENEWSNTVAKIKKSYPNIKYVIPGHGQYGNQKLLDYTIELFKKH from the coding sequence ATGAATCAAATTTTTAGATTACCATTTCTTGGAATATCACTTCTATTTTTAAGCTGCAATTCAACTTCAGTTGTTAGAAAACAAAATGGAAAACTATCAGCTGATACTTATTTGCCTAAAGTGGTTTATAAATCAGGCGATTTTGTCATAACGCAATTAACTGAAAATGCATTTGAACATAAGTCTTTTCTGCAAACAAAGAGTTCCGGGAAAGTGCCTTGCAATGGAATGATAGTTAGAAACAGTGGTGAAGCAGTTATCTTTGATACAACATCCGACAGTCTTTCCTCTGCGAAATTGATTTCATGGGTAAAGGAAAAACTGAACTGCAAGATAAACGCTGTTGTGCCAACCCATTTTCATATTGATAATTTGGGTGGGTTGAAAGCATTTGAACAAGCCGGAATTCAGTCATATGCTAATTTTAAAACCATTGAATTTGCAAAAGAACGAAATGAAAATTTACCACAAAATGGTTTTACGGATTCGCTTGTAATAAAAGTTGGAAACAAGAAAGTCATAGCAAAATTTTTTGGAGAAGGTCATACACGTGATAATACTGTTGGATATTTTCCTGATGAAGAAATATTATTCGGAGGCTGTTTAATAAAAGATATTGATGCCACCAAAGGCAACCTTGCAGATGCAAATGAAAATGAATGGTCAAATACGGTAGCAAAAATAAAAAAATCATATCCCAATATTAAATACGTGATTCCAGGGCACGGACAATATGGTAATCAAAAATTATTAGATTATACTATCGAATTATTTAAAAAACATTAA
- a CDS encoding M23 family metallopeptidase translates to MKQIKSLACFFAIIFMVLFTSCADMLMGDEGKYDEDIYLNYKTKTVLELPFEDDWYIVAGGKSLELNHHFMPNRHQRYALDIVHIINRRGNTGDGTKNEDYYCFGKRLNAPGDGKIIAMENAIEDNVPGIKNSKQSLGNYIIIDHLNGEFSFMLHLKKNSIIVAIGDTVERGQQVGLAGNSGYSTGPHLHYHLQTTSSLTTGVGLPMQFQNYYADDVLTERGEPITSQIVRKN, encoded by the coding sequence ATGAAACAAATCAAATCTTTGGCGTGCTTTTTTGCAATTATCTTTATGGTTTTATTTACCTCCTGTGCAGACATGCTTATGGGTGATGAAGGAAAATACGATGAAGACATCTATTTAAATTACAAGACAAAAACAGTATTAGAATTGCCTTTTGAAGACGACTGGTATATAGTCGCAGGAGGGAAATCTCTAGAATTAAATCATCATTTTATGCCTAACCGGCACCAGAGATATGCACTGGACATTGTTCATATAATAAACAGAAGAGGGAATACAGGAGACGGAACCAAAAATGAAGATTATTATTGTTTTGGGAAACGTTTGAATGCGCCTGGAGACGGAAAGATAATAGCGATGGAAAACGCAATTGAGGATAATGTTCCCGGAATTAAAAACAGTAAGCAATCGTTAGGGAATTATATTATTATTGATCATTTGAATGGGGAGTTTTCCTTTATGCTTCATTTAAAAAAGAATTCTATAATAGTAGCGATTGGAGATACGGTAGAGAGAGGTCAGCAGGTTGGTCTGGCTGGAAACAGCGGTTATTCTACAGGGCCGCATCTGCATTATCATCTGCAGACAACTTCATCTCTTACAACTGGTGTTGGTCTCCCTATGCAATTTCAAAACTACTATGCCGACGATGTTTTAACAGAGAGAGGAGAGCCAATTACTTCCCAGATAGTGAGGAAAAATTAA
- a CDS encoding dienelactone hydrolase family protein — protein MKQLPKLFFTFLLIMFFGCTAFSQEKAIASDQRYIFFFHNGFIEQNDLSVAHPEYGKAEYNEILDSYRKDNFIVFSEIRKKDTDVHKYAKKVVKQIKGLLKKGVSPDKITVIGTSKGGYIAQYVSTYLANPEVNFVFIGCFRDIDIEEWPDINFCGNILTIYEQSDVLGVSAIRRKVTSKLKVNHFKEIELYTNLKHGFLYKASDGWIAPSKKWANGNYE, from the coding sequence ATGAAACAATTACCAAAGTTATTCTTTACCTTTTTACTTATTATGTTTTTTGGTTGTACTGCTTTTAGCCAAGAAAAAGCGATTGCCAGTGACCAACGTTATATTTTCTTTTTTCATAATGGTTTTATTGAACAAAATGATCTTAGTGTAGCACATCCTGAATATGGAAAAGCAGAATACAATGAAATTTTAGATTCCTATAGAAAGGATAATTTTATTGTTTTTAGCGAAATTAGAAAGAAAGATACTGATGTTCATAAATATGCAAAAAAGGTAGTCAAACAAATTAAAGGATTACTAAAAAAAGGTGTTTCACCAGATAAAATAACCGTAATAGGAACTTCGAAAGGGGGGTACATTGCACAGTACGTATCAACTTATCTGGCAAATCCAGAGGTGAATTTTGTTTTTATCGGATGTTTCAGGGATATCGATATTGAAGAATGGCCTGATATTAATTTTTGTGGAAACATTCTAACTATATACGAACAATCAGATGTATTGGGCGTTTCAGCTATTAGAAGAAAAGTAACTTCGAAACTTAAAGTAAATCATTTTAAGGAAATAGAGTTATATACTAATCTTAAGCATGGCTTTTTATATAAAGCCTCAGACGGATGGATTGCACCTTCTAAAAAATGGGCAAATGGGAACTATGAATAG